One segment of Perognathus longimembris pacificus isolate PPM17 chromosome 26, ASM2315922v1, whole genome shotgun sequence DNA contains the following:
- the LOC125342523 gene encoding sterol regulatory element-binding protein cleavage-activating protein isoform X1: protein MTLTERLREKISQAFYNHGLFCASYPIPIILFTGVCILACCYPLLKLPLPGTGPVEFSTPVKDYSPPPSDSDRKQGELGEQPEWYVGAPVAYIQQIFVKSSVSPWHKNLLAVDVFRSPLSRAFQLVEEIRNHVLRDSSGTRSLEEVCLQVTDLLPGLRKLRSLLPEHGCLLLSPGNFWQNDRERFYADPDIIGTIHQHEPKTLQTSATLKDLLFGVPGKYSGVSLYTRRRMVSYTITLVFQHYHASFLGSLRARLMLLHPSPNCSLRAESLVHVHFKEEIGVAELIPLVTTYIILFAYIYFSTRKIDMVKSKWGLALAAVVTVLSSLLMSVGLCTLFGLTPTLNGGEIFPYLVVVIGLENVLVLTKSVVSTPVDLEVKLRIAQGLSSESWSIMKNMATELGIILVGYFTLVPAIQEFCLFAVVGLVSDFFLQMLFFTTVLSIDIRRMELADLNRRLPAEACLPAGKPVGRPARHAAARPATPHTITLQPSSFRNLRLPKRLRVVYFLARTRLAQRLIMAGTVVWISILLYTDPAGLRTYLAAQVTEQSPLGDGALPPLPVPARHADPAFPIFPRDAPPLPENQSLPGGPPEPAGPAEGAGDGPAPEVTWGPEDEELWRKLSFRHWPTLFSYYNITLAKRYVSLLPVIPVTLRLNPREALEGRRPQDSRSSWAPGPGPAGLWEAESLRPGGTQAHGDVTLYKVAALGLAAGIVLVLLMLCLYRVLCPRNYGQPGGGPARRRRGELPCDDYGYAPPETEIVPLVLRGHLMDIECLASDGMLLVSCCLAGHVCVWDAQTGDCLTRLPRRGRRRDSLGSTPEAQESWERLSEGDKAGLEELGDSPPLRRRPQGPPLPARFQDQPDLSCLIDTNFAARPRAPELAQPEPRHRLSCGRARDPPGYDFGRLVQRAFPEEGRAAGPVPVLRPPSPSPGPALAPAPEEDVAEKGSPPLSWAPSADGSIWSLELQGGLIVVGRSSGRLEVWDAIEGALCCSSEEAASGITALVFLDKRIVAARLNGSLDFFSLETRAALSPLQFRGTPGRGSCPASPASGGGGDAVLCRLTHTVPCAHQKPITALRAAAGRLVTGSQDHTLRVFRLEDSCCLFTLQGHSGAITAVYIDQTMALASGGQDGAICLWDVLTGSRVSHVFAHRGDVTSLTCTACCVISSGLDDLISIWDRSTGIKLYSIQQDLGCGASLGVIADSLLVTGGQGCVSFWDLNYGDLLQTVYLGKSSEAQPARQILVLDNAAIVCNFGSELSLVYVPSVLEKLD, encoded by the exons ATGACCCTGACTGAACGGCTGCGGGAGAAGATATCGCAGGCCTTCTATAACCATGGGCTGTTCTGCGCATCCTACCCCATCCCCATCATCCTGTTCACGGGAGTCTGCATCTTAGCCTGCTG ctaCCCGCTGCTGAAGCTGCCCCTGCCGGGAACGGGCCCCGTGGAATTCTCCACTCCGGTGAAGGACTACTCACCCCCGCCCTCGGACTCTGACCGCAAACAAGGCGAGCTCGGCGAGCAGCCGGAGTGG TATGTGGGTGCCCCCGTGGCATACATCCAGCAGATATTTGTGAAGTCTTCCGTGTCTCCCTGGCACAAGAACCTCCTGGCGGTGGACGTGTTCCGCTCCCCCCTGTCCCGCGCCTTCCAGCTGGTGGAGGAGATCCGGAACCACGTGCTGAGAGACAG CTCCGGGACGCGCAGTCTGGAGGAGGTGTGCCTACAGGTGACCGACTTGCTCCCGGGCCTCCGCAAGCTCCGCAGCCTCCTCCCCGAGCACGGCTGCCTGCTCCTGTCCCCCGGAAACTTCTGGCAGAATGACCGGGAGCGTTTCTACGCCGACCCCGACATCATCGGGACCATCCACCAGCACGAGCCCAAAACCCTGCAGACGTCAGCCACGCTCAAAg ACTTGCTGTTTGGCGTGCCCGGAAAGTACAGCGGGGTGAGCCTGTACACAAGGAGGAGGATGGTCTCCTACACCATCACCCTGGTCTTCCAGCATTACCATGCCAG CTTCCTGGGAAGCCTGCGTGCCCGGCTCATGCTCCTGCACCCCAGCCCCAACTGCAGCCTTCGCGCCGAGAGCCTGGTGCACGTGCACTTCAAGGAGGAGATCGGCGTGGCCGAGCTCATCCCCCTGGTGACCACCTACATCATCCTGTTCGCCTACATCTACTTCTCCACAC GCAAGATCGACATGGTCAAGTCCAAGTGGGGGCTGGCCCTGGCGGCCGTGGTCACCGTGCTCAGCTCGCTGCTCATGTCCGTGGGGCTCTGCACGCTCTTCGGCCTGACACCCACCCTCAATGGCGG GGAGATCTTCCCGTACCTGGTGGTGGTGATCGGGCTGGAGAACGTGCTGGTGCTCACCAAGTCGGTGGTGTCCACCCCGGTGGACCTGGAGGTGAAGCTGCGGATCGCCCAAG GCCTCAGCAGCGAGAGCTGGTCCATCATGAAGAACATGGCCACCGAGCTGGGCATCATCCTCGTGGGCTACTTCACCCTCGTGCCCGCCATCCAG GAGTTCTGTCTGTTCGCCGTGGTGGGCCTGGTGTCGGACTTCTTCCTGCAGATGCTGTTCTTCACCACCGTGCTGTCCATCGACATCCGCCGCAtggag CTGGCCGACCTGAACCGGCGGCTGCCCGCCGAGGCCTGCCTGCCCGCCGGCAAGCCCGTGGGGAGGCCCGCGCGCCACGCGGCCGCGCGCCCGGCCACGCCGCACACCATCACGCTGCAGCCGTCCTCCTTCCGCAACCTGCGGCTGCCCAAGCGCCTGCGCGTCGTCTACTTCCTGGCCCGCACCCGCCTGGCGCAGCGCCTCATCATG GCCGGCACGGTGGTGTGGATCAGCATCCTGCTCTACACGGACCCCGCCGGGCTGCGCACCTACCTGGCGGCGCAGGTGACGGAGCAGAGCCCGCTGGGCGACGGCGCCCTGCCGCCCCTGCCGGTGCCCGCGCGCCACGCCGACCCCGCCTTCCCCATCTTCCCGCGCGACGCCCCGCCGCTGCCCGAGAACCAGAGCCTCCCCGGGGGACCCCCCGAGCCCGCGGGCCCGGCGGAGGGCGCCGGCGACGGCCCGGCCCCCGAGGTCACCTGGGGCCCCGAGGACGAGGAGCTGTGGAGGAAGCTGTCCTTCCGCCACTGGCCCACGCTCTTCAGCTACTACAACATCACGCTGGCCAAGCG GTACGTCAGCCTGCTGCCCGTCATCCCGGTCACGCTGCGCCTGAACCCCAGGGAGGCGCTGGAGGGGCGGCGCCCGCAGGACAGCCGCAGCTCGTGGGCGCCCGGGCCGGGGCCCGCGGGGCTCTGGGAGGCCGAGTCCCTGCGGCCCGGGGGGACCCAGGCCCACGGCGACGTCACGCTGTACAA GGTGGCGGCGCTGGGCCTGGCGGCCGGCATCGTCCTCGTGCTGCTGATGCTCTGCCTCTACCGCGTGCTCTGCCCGCGCAACTACGGGCAGCCGGGCGGCGggccggcgcggcggcggcgcggggagcTGCCCTGCGACGACTACGGGTACGCGCCGCCCGAGACGGAGATCGTGCCGCTGGTGCTGCGCGGGCACCTCATG GACATCGAGTGCCTGGCCAGCGACGGCATGCTGCTGGTGAGCTGCTGCCTGGCGGGCCACGTCTGCGTGTGGGACGCCCAGACCGGGGACTGCCTGACGCGCCTCCCGCGCCGGGG GCGGCGCCGCGACAGCCTGGGCAGCACTCCCGAGGCGCAGGAGAGCTGGGAGCGGCTGTCGGAGGGCGACAAGGCCGGCCTGGAGGAGCTGGGGGACAGCCCCCCGCTGCGCCGCCGGCCGCAGGGCCCCCCACTGCCCGCGCGCTTCCAGGACCAGCCCGACCTCAGCTGCCTCATCGACACCAACTTCGCGGCCCGGCCGCGCGCCCCTGAGCTCGCCCAGCCCGAGCCCCGGCACCGTCTGAGCTGCGGCCGCGCCCGGGACCCGCCGGGCTACGACTTCGGCCGCCTGGTGCAGCGCGCGTTCCCGGAGgagggccgggcggcggggccggtGCCCGTGCTGCGCCCGCCCTCGCCCTCGCCCGGGCCCGCGCTGGCCCCGGCCCCCGAGGAGGACGTGGCCGAGAAGGGCTCCCCGCCCCTCTCCTGGGCCCCGAGCGCCGACGGCTCCATCTGGAGCCTGGAGCTGCAGGGCGGCCTCATCGTGGTCGGGCGGAGCAGCGGGCGGCTGGAG GTGTGGGACGCCATCGAGGGCGCGCTGTGCTGCAGCAGCGAGGAGGCGGCCTCGGGCATCACCGCCCTGGTCTTCCTGGACAAGCG GATCGTGGCGGCTCGGCTCAACGGCTCCCTGGATTTCTTCTCCCTGGAGACGCGCGCCGCCCTCAGCCCCCTACAGTTCAGAG GGACCCCCGGGCGCGGCAGCTGCCCCGCCTCCCCCGCGTCTGGCGGCGGTGGCGACGCGGTGCTCTGCCGCCTGACGCACACGGTGCCCTGCGCGCACCAGAAGCCCATCACCGCCCTGCGCGCCGCGGCCGGGCGCCTGGTGACCGGCAGCCAGGACCACACGTTGCGG GTGTTCCGGCTCGAGGACTCGTGCTGCCTCTTCACGCTGCAGGGCCACTCCGGGGCCATCACCGCCGTGTACATCGACCAG ACCATGGCGCTGGCCAGCGGAGGGCAGGACGGGGCCATCTGCCTGTGGGACGTGCTGACCGGAAGCCGCGTCAGCCATGTGTTTGCGCACCGCGGAGACGTCACCTCCCTCACCTGCACCGCCTGCTGCGTCATCAGCAGCGGCCTGGATGACCTCATCAGCATCTGGGACCGCAGCACGGGCATCAAGCTCTACTCCATTCAGCAG GACCTGGGTTGCGGGGCGAGCCTGGGCGTCATCGCCGACAGCCTGCTGGTGACGGGCGGCCAGGGCTGCGTGTCCTTCTGGGACCTGAACTACGGGGACCTGCTGCAGACCGTCTACCTGGGCAAGAGCAGCGAGGCGCAGCCCGCGCGCCAGATCCTCGTGCTGGACAACGCCGCCATCGTCTGCAACTTCGGCAGCGAGCTCAGCCTGGTGTACGTGCCCTCGGTGCTGGAGAAGCTGGACTga
- the LOC125342523 gene encoding sterol regulatory element-binding protein cleavage-activating protein isoform X2: MTLTERLREKISQAFYNHGLFCASYPIPIILFTGVCILACCYPLLKLPLPGTGPVEFSTPVKDYSPPPSDSDRKQGELGEQPEWYVGAPVAYIQQIFVKSSVSPWHKNLLAVDVFRSPLSRAFQLVEEIRNHVLRDSSGTRSLEEVCLQVTDLLPGLRKLRSLLPEHGCLLLSPGNFWQNDRERFYADPDIIGTIHQHEPKTLQTSATLKDLLFGVPGKYSGVSLYTRRRMVSYTITLVFQHYHASFLGSLRARLMLLHPSPNCSLRAESLVHVHFKEEIGVAELIPLVTTYIILFAYIYFSTRKIDMVKSKWGLALAAVVTVLSSLLMSVGLCTLFGLTPTLNGGEIFPYLVVVIGLENVLVLTKSVVSTPVDLEVKLRIAQGLSSESWSIMKNMATELGIILVGYFTLVPAIQMLFFTTVLSIDIRRMELADLNRRLPAEACLPAGKPVGRPARHAAARPATPHTITLQPSSFRNLRLPKRLRVVYFLARTRLAQRLIMAGTVVWISILLYTDPAGLRTYLAAQVTEQSPLGDGALPPLPVPARHADPAFPIFPRDAPPLPENQSLPGGPPEPAGPAEGAGDGPAPEVTWGPEDEELWRKLSFRHWPTLFSYYNITLAKRYVSLLPVIPVTLRLNPREALEGRRPQDSRSSWAPGPGPAGLWEAESLRPGGTQAHGDVTLYKVAALGLAAGIVLVLLMLCLYRVLCPRNYGQPGGGPARRRRGELPCDDYGYAPPETEIVPLVLRGHLMDIECLASDGMLLVSCCLAGHVCVWDAQTGDCLTRLPRRGRRRDSLGSTPEAQESWERLSEGDKAGLEELGDSPPLRRRPQGPPLPARFQDQPDLSCLIDTNFAARPRAPELAQPEPRHRLSCGRARDPPGYDFGRLVQRAFPEEGRAAGPVPVLRPPSPSPGPALAPAPEEDVAEKGSPPLSWAPSADGSIWSLELQGGLIVVGRSSGRLEVWDAIEGALCCSSEEAASGITALVFLDKRIVAARLNGSLDFFSLETRAALSPLQFRGTPGRGSCPASPASGGGGDAVLCRLTHTVPCAHQKPITALRAAAGRLVTGSQDHTLRVFRLEDSCCLFTLQGHSGAITAVYIDQTMALASGGQDGAICLWDVLTGSRVSHVFAHRGDVTSLTCTACCVISSGLDDLISIWDRSTGIKLYSIQQDLGCGASLGVIADSLLVTGGQGCVSFWDLNYGDLLQTVYLGKSSEAQPARQILVLDNAAIVCNFGSELSLVYVPSVLEKLD, encoded by the exons ATGACCCTGACTGAACGGCTGCGGGAGAAGATATCGCAGGCCTTCTATAACCATGGGCTGTTCTGCGCATCCTACCCCATCCCCATCATCCTGTTCACGGGAGTCTGCATCTTAGCCTGCTG ctaCCCGCTGCTGAAGCTGCCCCTGCCGGGAACGGGCCCCGTGGAATTCTCCACTCCGGTGAAGGACTACTCACCCCCGCCCTCGGACTCTGACCGCAAACAAGGCGAGCTCGGCGAGCAGCCGGAGTGG TATGTGGGTGCCCCCGTGGCATACATCCAGCAGATATTTGTGAAGTCTTCCGTGTCTCCCTGGCACAAGAACCTCCTGGCGGTGGACGTGTTCCGCTCCCCCCTGTCCCGCGCCTTCCAGCTGGTGGAGGAGATCCGGAACCACGTGCTGAGAGACAG CTCCGGGACGCGCAGTCTGGAGGAGGTGTGCCTACAGGTGACCGACTTGCTCCCGGGCCTCCGCAAGCTCCGCAGCCTCCTCCCCGAGCACGGCTGCCTGCTCCTGTCCCCCGGAAACTTCTGGCAGAATGACCGGGAGCGTTTCTACGCCGACCCCGACATCATCGGGACCATCCACCAGCACGAGCCCAAAACCCTGCAGACGTCAGCCACGCTCAAAg ACTTGCTGTTTGGCGTGCCCGGAAAGTACAGCGGGGTGAGCCTGTACACAAGGAGGAGGATGGTCTCCTACACCATCACCCTGGTCTTCCAGCATTACCATGCCAG CTTCCTGGGAAGCCTGCGTGCCCGGCTCATGCTCCTGCACCCCAGCCCCAACTGCAGCCTTCGCGCCGAGAGCCTGGTGCACGTGCACTTCAAGGAGGAGATCGGCGTGGCCGAGCTCATCCCCCTGGTGACCACCTACATCATCCTGTTCGCCTACATCTACTTCTCCACAC GCAAGATCGACATGGTCAAGTCCAAGTGGGGGCTGGCCCTGGCGGCCGTGGTCACCGTGCTCAGCTCGCTGCTCATGTCCGTGGGGCTCTGCACGCTCTTCGGCCTGACACCCACCCTCAATGGCGG GGAGATCTTCCCGTACCTGGTGGTGGTGATCGGGCTGGAGAACGTGCTGGTGCTCACCAAGTCGGTGGTGTCCACCCCGGTGGACCTGGAGGTGAAGCTGCGGATCGCCCAAG GCCTCAGCAGCGAGAGCTGGTCCATCATGAAGAACATGGCCACCGAGCTGGGCATCATCCTCGTGGGCTACTTCACCCTCGTGCCCGCCATCCAG ATGCTGTTCTTCACCACCGTGCTGTCCATCGACATCCGCCGCAtggag CTGGCCGACCTGAACCGGCGGCTGCCCGCCGAGGCCTGCCTGCCCGCCGGCAAGCCCGTGGGGAGGCCCGCGCGCCACGCGGCCGCGCGCCCGGCCACGCCGCACACCATCACGCTGCAGCCGTCCTCCTTCCGCAACCTGCGGCTGCCCAAGCGCCTGCGCGTCGTCTACTTCCTGGCCCGCACCCGCCTGGCGCAGCGCCTCATCATG GCCGGCACGGTGGTGTGGATCAGCATCCTGCTCTACACGGACCCCGCCGGGCTGCGCACCTACCTGGCGGCGCAGGTGACGGAGCAGAGCCCGCTGGGCGACGGCGCCCTGCCGCCCCTGCCGGTGCCCGCGCGCCACGCCGACCCCGCCTTCCCCATCTTCCCGCGCGACGCCCCGCCGCTGCCCGAGAACCAGAGCCTCCCCGGGGGACCCCCCGAGCCCGCGGGCCCGGCGGAGGGCGCCGGCGACGGCCCGGCCCCCGAGGTCACCTGGGGCCCCGAGGACGAGGAGCTGTGGAGGAAGCTGTCCTTCCGCCACTGGCCCACGCTCTTCAGCTACTACAACATCACGCTGGCCAAGCG GTACGTCAGCCTGCTGCCCGTCATCCCGGTCACGCTGCGCCTGAACCCCAGGGAGGCGCTGGAGGGGCGGCGCCCGCAGGACAGCCGCAGCTCGTGGGCGCCCGGGCCGGGGCCCGCGGGGCTCTGGGAGGCCGAGTCCCTGCGGCCCGGGGGGACCCAGGCCCACGGCGACGTCACGCTGTACAA GGTGGCGGCGCTGGGCCTGGCGGCCGGCATCGTCCTCGTGCTGCTGATGCTCTGCCTCTACCGCGTGCTCTGCCCGCGCAACTACGGGCAGCCGGGCGGCGggccggcgcggcggcggcgcggggagcTGCCCTGCGACGACTACGGGTACGCGCCGCCCGAGACGGAGATCGTGCCGCTGGTGCTGCGCGGGCACCTCATG GACATCGAGTGCCTGGCCAGCGACGGCATGCTGCTGGTGAGCTGCTGCCTGGCGGGCCACGTCTGCGTGTGGGACGCCCAGACCGGGGACTGCCTGACGCGCCTCCCGCGCCGGGG GCGGCGCCGCGACAGCCTGGGCAGCACTCCCGAGGCGCAGGAGAGCTGGGAGCGGCTGTCGGAGGGCGACAAGGCCGGCCTGGAGGAGCTGGGGGACAGCCCCCCGCTGCGCCGCCGGCCGCAGGGCCCCCCACTGCCCGCGCGCTTCCAGGACCAGCCCGACCTCAGCTGCCTCATCGACACCAACTTCGCGGCCCGGCCGCGCGCCCCTGAGCTCGCCCAGCCCGAGCCCCGGCACCGTCTGAGCTGCGGCCGCGCCCGGGACCCGCCGGGCTACGACTTCGGCCGCCTGGTGCAGCGCGCGTTCCCGGAGgagggccgggcggcggggccggtGCCCGTGCTGCGCCCGCCCTCGCCCTCGCCCGGGCCCGCGCTGGCCCCGGCCCCCGAGGAGGACGTGGCCGAGAAGGGCTCCCCGCCCCTCTCCTGGGCCCCGAGCGCCGACGGCTCCATCTGGAGCCTGGAGCTGCAGGGCGGCCTCATCGTGGTCGGGCGGAGCAGCGGGCGGCTGGAG GTGTGGGACGCCATCGAGGGCGCGCTGTGCTGCAGCAGCGAGGAGGCGGCCTCGGGCATCACCGCCCTGGTCTTCCTGGACAAGCG GATCGTGGCGGCTCGGCTCAACGGCTCCCTGGATTTCTTCTCCCTGGAGACGCGCGCCGCCCTCAGCCCCCTACAGTTCAGAG GGACCCCCGGGCGCGGCAGCTGCCCCGCCTCCCCCGCGTCTGGCGGCGGTGGCGACGCGGTGCTCTGCCGCCTGACGCACACGGTGCCCTGCGCGCACCAGAAGCCCATCACCGCCCTGCGCGCCGCGGCCGGGCGCCTGGTGACCGGCAGCCAGGACCACACGTTGCGG GTGTTCCGGCTCGAGGACTCGTGCTGCCTCTTCACGCTGCAGGGCCACTCCGGGGCCATCACCGCCGTGTACATCGACCAG ACCATGGCGCTGGCCAGCGGAGGGCAGGACGGGGCCATCTGCCTGTGGGACGTGCTGACCGGAAGCCGCGTCAGCCATGTGTTTGCGCACCGCGGAGACGTCACCTCCCTCACCTGCACCGCCTGCTGCGTCATCAGCAGCGGCCTGGATGACCTCATCAGCATCTGGGACCGCAGCACGGGCATCAAGCTCTACTCCATTCAGCAG GACCTGGGTTGCGGGGCGAGCCTGGGCGTCATCGCCGACAGCCTGCTGGTGACGGGCGGCCAGGGCTGCGTGTCCTTCTGGGACCTGAACTACGGGGACCTGCTGCAGACCGTCTACCTGGGCAAGAGCAGCGAGGCGCAGCCCGCGCGCCAGATCCTCGTGCTGGACAACGCCGCCATCGTCTGCAACTTCGGCAGCGAGCTCAGCCTGGTGTACGTGCCCTCGGTGCTGGAGAAGCTGGACTga